ATTGTTCAATATTCTGCCACATGGTGTGGAAATTGTAGAATTATGAAACCTAAATTTAAAAAATTAGGAACAGAAAACGAAGGTGTATCTTTTGTTATAGTTGATGCTGAAAAGTTTCCTGAATCTAGAAAACTTGCTACGGTTGATAATTTACCAACGTTTG
The window above is part of the Algibacter sp. L3A6 genome. Proteins encoded here:
- a CDS encoding thioredoxin family protein; translation: MINELDQDNLGEIVSSNDTVIVQYSATWCGNCRIMKPKFKKLGTENEGVSFVIVDAEKFPESRKLATVDNLPTFATFKGGKLVKQVQTNKFDVLKELVSEVI